In Eriocheir sinensis breed Jianghai 21 chromosome 10, ASM2467909v1, whole genome shotgun sequence, the following proteins share a genomic window:
- the LOC126996402 gene encoding insulin-like growth factor-binding protein complex acid labile subunit: protein MVGGSGDRTPLLMVARCPSPSGDDPVWGCSPEPASVPPQPPPLPTLSTDHVQKKRRFLTRLGLSSMLSLRTPPSVSPGTKAETTKPRGRSINLSLSLPWTRQKHGGKHCAVTGDIKSKSGNKSCHRSRAAEEEEESPVLITSPEAVKRRKRRLWWASRGYKTVPADSQTQPTSQVTGERPSRAWVPGAPAWSSVIQGLQSVALVLVVSLLSPVGAFCPRGCVCDDVRLRSQCVNADLDVIPILMNPGTLELNLSHNRIKTILEGLTFYDVLQYLDLAHNEVVSLGSQNFVSQRALHTLIINNNKVSKIHSRAFLGLTKLTTLDLSDNYIENIENNAFGSLNKLKILDLSNNRIKNLTVNTFAKLRGLKVLNLCKNELKHVFTEVFEPLRELQELDLCSNQITTIQNFAFQNLKGLIILKLSNNQMYHIQEKAFRGLDSLRFLGLKDNAFTHVPSLVLAPIGDLEELDISINPLTTLPFAPFIHVPKLKSLHISRCENLSSVDSGAFNSLGSLTTLVLSFNPQLTSLQRDVFKPLTNLRHLVLRGNGLRTFDQSLVSSTILQSLDLRDNSLECNCSIKWLQEASLNNSISLKIEEILCAGPELLAGRSLSELSEYDLECYNNVVVVASCAAASMALVLLLVAFGIVYYKNCRKMKAMVHDHWPEKIVATWKDPEYQKQQLEDEEYTFHSLRGVQHIPVTVI from the coding sequence ATGGTGGGAGGCAGTGGTGACAGGACGCCGCTACTGATGGTGGCCCGCTGCCCTTCCCCGTCTGGTGACGACCCTGTGTGGGGATGCTCCCCCGAACCTGCGTCCGTccctccccaaccccctcccctcccgacTCTCAGCACGGACCATGTTCAGAAAAAACGAAGGTTCCTCACCAGGCTGGGTCTGTCCTCCATGCTTTCCCTTCGCACCCCGCCGTCCGTGAGTCCGGGGACGAAAGCGGAAACCACAAAACCTCGCGGAAGGAGCATCAATTTGTCTCTCAGTCTACCCTGGACTAGACAAAAGCACGGTGGAAAACATTGCGCTGTCACTGGAGATATTAAATCGAAGTCTGGAAACAAAAGCTGCCACAGGAGCAGggccgcagaggaggaggaggagtcgcccGTCCTCATAACTTCCCCAGAGGcagtaaaaaggagaaaacgcCGGCTATGGTGGGCGTCGAGGGGATACAAGACTGTTCCAGCAGACTCCCAGACACAACCTACAAGTCAGGTGACCGGCGAGAGGCCATCACGGGCCTGGGTTCCTGGCGCTCCAGCCTGGTCATCCGTAATCCAGGGGCTGCAGTCCGTGgccctggtgttggtggtgtcgcTCCTGAGCCCTGTTGGCGCATTCTGCCCACGAGGATGTGTTTGTGACGACGTGAGGCTGCGGTCCCAATGCGTCAACGCAGACTTAGACGTGATCCCCATACTGATGAACCCCGGCACCCTGGAGCTGAACCTAAGCCACAACAGGATCAAGACCATTCTGGAGGGGCTGACCTTTTATGACGTGCTGCAATACCTTGACCTCGCCCACAACGAAGTGGTGTCGCTAGGCTCACAAAACTTTGTATCACAACGGGCTCTCCACACGCTCATCATTAACAACAATAAGGTGTCAAAAATTCATAGCAGAGCCTTTCTTGGGCTCACTAAGCTCACAACTTTAGATTTAAGTGATAATTATATAGAAAACATTGAAAACAATGCTTTTGGCTCCCTAAATAAATTGAAAATTCTCGACTTGTCTAACAATCGGATAAAAAATCTGACTGTAAACACCTTCGCAAAGCTTCGGGGACTGAAAGTGCTCAACTTGTGCAAAAATGAGCTTAAACATGTTTTCACTGAAGTGTTTGAGCCTCTAAGAGAGCTGCAGGAACTGGACTTGTGCTCTAATCAGATTACGACCATCCAAAACTTTGCCTTCCAGAACCTAAAGGGTCTAATCATCCTTAAACTAAGCAATAACCAGATGTATCACATCCAAGAAAAGGCCTTCCGCGGCCTGGACTCCCTGAGGTTCCTGGGTCTGAAGGACAACGCGTTCACACACGTGCCCAGCCTCGTCCTTGCGCCCATTGGCGATTTGGAAGAACTGGACATCAGTATTAACCCCTTGACGACCCTCCCTTTTGCTCCTTTCATTCATGTTCCAAAACTTAAAAGTCTCCACATATCACGGTGCGAGAATCTGTCCTCCGTAGACAGCGGAGCGTTTAACAGCTTGGGGTCACTCACTACCCTTGTACTGAGCTTCAACCCTCAGCTAACCTCCCTCCAGCGAGACGTGTTCAAGCCGCTCACCAACCTCAGGCACCTGGTTCTGAGAGGTAACGGCTTGAGGACGTTTGACCAATCTCTCGTCAGCTCCACTATTCTCCAGTCCCTTGACCTGCGAGACAATAGCCTCGAGTGTAATTGCTCCATTAAGTGGCTGCAAGAGGCCAGTCTCAACAATAGCATCTCTCTCAAAATTGAGGAGATTTTGTGCGCAGGACCGGAACTCCTCGCGGGAAGGAGCCTCTCAGAGCTATCAGAATATGATCTGGAGTGTTACAACAACGTGGTAGTAGTGGCCTCTTGTGCGGCCGCCTCCATGGCCCTCGTGCTGCTCCTCGTCGCCTTCGGCATTGTGTACTACAAGAACTGCCGAAAGATGAAGGCGATGGTGCACGATCACTGGCCAGAAAAGATCGTGGCTACGTGGAAGGACCCAGAGTACCAGAAGCAGCAGCTGGAGGATGAAGAATACACTTTCCACTCGCTTCGCGGCGTCCAGCACATTCCAGTCACAGTCATCTGA